The Macaca mulatta isolate MMU2019108-1 chromosome X, T2T-MMU8v2.0, whole genome shotgun sequence DNA window AAAGGAATACCTTCTGAGTCCGTTCCCTCGCTCAGATGTCCTCTTTCTACCAGCCCTTCTCCACCCTAGCTGCTCAGACTTAGCTTTAGTATACAGCAGGCGCTAAtaagtgttgaatgaatgaacaaataccAGGGGAAAGTGTCTGGATTTGTCTTGGGGGCTCCTGCGGGCAGACACTGACTCTTAACTTCTTTGCCCCCGCCTCAGCTCAGAGTGCAACACAGGCACTTCCTCGGCCCGCCCCCCGCCTCGCCGAGCTATTTGTCGCTGGTAATTGCGGCATTGGAGCTAGGCTGTCGGGAGTGGGTGGGTGCAGGTGCTCGGGCGGCAGAGTGCCAGCCTCGGCCACGCCTCTGCCGTTCATCCTCCACAGACGCGGAGTCGGAGTCGGCCAGCAGAGGCTCCTCTGAGGCTCCAGCTGGTGGGAATCTAGGGAGGTCCAGGAGGCGGGGAGACAACGAACAAGCACGCCTGCCAATCAAGAAGTGCCTGCCAAGACAAGTAGCCAATCAGGGAATTCGTAACGCGGAGCTCTGCAGAGGAACGTGCCGGGCGGCCCTGGAGCACTAAGGGGGGCTGCGCAGGGCCCAGACACTGGGGTTATGGCAGCGGCGGGGAGAGGCTGGGGCTGCACACTCGCTTTCACTCCTGCCAACCTGCGACCACAGTGGAAGATACTGTTGTCCGCAACAGACTGCTGTGTCTTGGCCCGTGCTGTGCCCTTTGCCCTGTGGGATGCTATCACCCTACTTTTGGGGAAGGGGATGGgttgtttttcctcctttaagGAATCGTAGACGAGCTCGAAGAGGTTAGTTTATTGAGGTTTGGAAGGTCAGGGTGCTCAGAGTGGAGGAGAGAGGTGTTAGAGTTTCTCTTCCTCAGGGTCTTTGCAAGCAGGCACGTGTAGACATGGTCGTTTCTCCTCCACCACCAGCTTCTGCCCCTGTAGCTCCTCACACCGTGGCAGCGGTCTCCCCCAGAAGGTCACGTTCTTCTCGCCCTGACCTTCGACCATGGAAACGGTGGGCCTGAGGCATTAGGGGTGGGAAGGAACGGAAGGGAGAAGCTCAGGGAAGGCAAGAATGCATTCAGATCTTATTGAGCGCCTGCTATGTGCCAAATGctaccttttgtttgttttatctgttttcttttttttgagacagggtctcattctgttgcccaggctgtgcagtggcacagtcatagctcactgcagcctcaatctcctgggctcaagtgatgcttttgcctcagcctcccaaagtgtcgctgggattacaggcgtgagccactgtgcctggcctcccaacATTACTTTTTAGCTATGGGATATTGGGCAATTTCTTTAgcttccctgtgcctcagtttccctcatcTGCAAATGAGAATGGTAGGAATAGTAATATTAATACTCACCTCACGGGGCCGAGTGAGGATAAATGAGTTAATTCAGGTAAAGTGCTCAGAGCAGTGCCTTACacacagcaagtgctcaataaatgctggtGAATGTTACTTGTTGGCATGAGCTACTTTCTCTTACGTCCAAAATATATATCCTTTATATCTCTTTCCACTGCCTCTAGGAAAAAACCCAATGCCTTGTCCTGACATTCAAGGCCTTATCATTGGGCCCAAATCCCTGCCCCAAGccaatctctctctgtctttctcctccACTTTATTCAAGCTCAGTCCACGTCCAGAAAGGTCTTTACCTGGGTTGTTTCTCCCACTAGGCAAGCCCTCCATTCACTCCCATCCCAGTTTTCTCCATTGCTACTTCCTCCGCTCAGTCTCTCACTCACTCAAGTCCTTTGTGCCTCCATTCAACACCTCTAATTCATCTTCAGGCCCCACTCTAACCCCCCCAGCTGGGAGATCTCTTCCCAGATGGCAGCCCTTCCACGAGCTGGGAATAGTCCACTTAATCTAGTAGCTTGATGTatgtggaaggaagaaaagggatgACCGTTTTAACCCTCTGGCACCTGGATGTTAAATGGATGAACATTTAACACCTGGGCCCTTCTGGCACCTGGAAACACTTATGGCAGCTAATCACCTAGCTCCAAGTCTTTGTTCACAGTCTTGATGCCAGGAACGCCTTTCCCAACCCCTACCTTCCCTGGGAGGCCCAATCAGCTTCCTGGACCTAGGTTGAGGTGGCAGCCCCTGTTGCATGCACCAGCTGTTCCTCATATGCCTCCTGTCAGGGGCCTGCTCAGCTGGGTCCCTTGGAGGATCCACAGGATCTGGGCTGTGTGTATCTGCAACTGTTGCTGAAAAAGCCTTGGAGTGCCTTAGGGCAGTGAGATGCTGACAAAGTGGATGGAGGCATGAGTGACTGTGGGAGCCAGGCAGTGAATGGAGGCCTGAGTGGCGGCAGCTAAAAGCATGAGTAACTAAAGGTTGGAGTCAATGACACATGAAGGACTAAGTGAATGGGAGAGTGGATGAGTGACTGAACGAGTGACTGAGGGGCACAGAGGCTACAAATTCTCCCccaagagcttctttctcatcttctttcGTTTCTCCCCACTTCCTGCAGCTGGGAGGTGGCACTCGGCAAGGCAGATACCTTAGATTCAGCAGTGGAAGCCCTGGTTTCCAGGGGTAGCTGACTCTCCCGCCTGTAATATCATGACCCCCTCCCAGGCATACTTTGCCCTCTCACTCACGGGTACTTGGGGAGCAAGGGTGTGCAGAGGCGCTGGCGGGCACGGGTGGGATTAGGTCCACAGGGGGGCATGCACAGCCCCCAGGTACTCCACTCTGACCATGATCCTTTCACTGCAATGAGGGGTAGGGGTCACAGAGTCAGAACTGGAGGTCTTGGTGGGAAGGTGAGAGGGAGGCTGCAGAGACGTGAGGTGCAAAGCAGAGAGTTGGAAACCCCTTATCCTGCATGGGCCACCCCACCCTCAGAGCACAGTCTGGGGGACACTCACAGGGGCAGTGTTGGATGCTGTAGCAGTGCCGAATATCCTGTTGTTGCCCGGTACATCGATGTCCGTCAAACTTGCGGCCCTTGCAGGTCCTCCAGCGTGACTGCTGGCCCGGGATTTCTTCACAGCTGATGGACTTCATGTTCCGGCGGACACAGGTGCTCCACTGTCCCCACAAGTCCCACTCTCCATCCACTGCAGAGACAGGGCAAGAGGAGATTGGAACAAAGCAGGGAATCAGCAAGAGGTTCAGAGGAAGAAATGAGGGCGgtaggagggagtagaggtgatCAGATGTGCGAATGGGGGATCGGGGTGGAAACAAGGTATCAGGGCCAGGAAAGGAGGAATCAGAGACAGGAGCAAGGCCTCAGCAGCAGGAACTGGGCAGCAGAGAAGGGCATGGGGGGCTTAGGCATGCAAATCGTGAACTCTGAGATGCTGACCAGGGCAGGGCACGGCTGTGTTGCAGATGTGGGTCCGGGTGGCATCACCAGCACAGGAGGGGCCTCCATGCTGGGGCACAGGGCGATTGCACGTCCGTCGTTCTATGGTCTGGCCCAGGCCACAGGTCACAGGGCAGGGGCTCACAGGGCCCCaaggcccccagcccccagccactgttggaggaggaaagggagtgaGGAGAAAGGCCTCCTCAATCCTTTCACTCAGCTCCTAGACCCTTGAAGCAGACTGTCCCCAAATGAAGAGCTGCATGGTCACATGGTCTAGGAACTCTAGAAATGGCAGAGCATCTATGCCCTCAATCAAGAGCCCCGCCAACCACATCAGCGGCCTCATCCTGGGGTACCTGGGCAAGGCGGCAGGCCGGTGCACTTCCGATGCTCATAGGCTGGCCCTGGGCAGGGCTTCCCAGGAGGCTTCTGGGAAGGCTCAGGTGCAGAACACGTGCGGCTTCGTGTCTCCTTAGGTTCGTGGGGTCCACCGTGGCAGGATCCTGAGCAGGGGCTCCAGGGACCCCAGGCGGCCCAGGCCCCGTGTGctgtggtggggtgggaggtggagggatgCAGGTGTGGTCATGCGTGCTAAAGTCCTCTCACCCTGGCAGTTCCCTGCTGTAACCCTGCAGACCCACGCTGGGTGCACCCATCAGCATCCTGTGGCTTCCCTCACTCACTGGGGCAGACCTGCTGGGTGTCACAGGCCTCTGATTCCTGTGCCTCTCCCGGGCAGTGGCCTCCACACTTGGGGGCAGGGTGATCACAGGCTCGTCTGCGGGTCCGCATCCCTTTGGAGCAGGTGACGGAGCAAGGCTCCCAGGGCCCCCAGTCAGACCAGCCGCCCATCTCTGTGGGAGAGAAGAGAGGGTAATGGGATGGAGGTGGGGTGTCATTCAGGGCTCTTTGCTTCCTCGAGTGCCCCACATGAGCTAATCCTGTCCTTATATCctctgccaccacactgggcccaCCGTCCCCGCTCACTAGGCCTGCCGCAGAAGCCTTTATGTGGGTCCCTCTGCTTCCCCTCTCACCCCCACCGTGCACAGTCTGTTCTCCTCCCAAGCCCAGTCAGATCACGTTCCTCCCTTGCCCACAGTCTGAATCACTGAGACGAAAAGCGAACGTCCTCTCCATGGCCCCCAGGCAACGGGCCCTCCTCACCTCTCTGACCTCACCTCCTGCCACTCTCCTCCTTAGGTCCTTACAAACACGGGATGGGCCCACTCTGAGGACCTCTGTACCGATCGTTCCCACCAGTGCTGGGTGACAGGGAGTGCCCGCCTTGCGCATCCTCCTCACCAGGACAGCACTGCTTGTCCTCACAGGCCTGGAGCTGCCACTCCAGGGTCCCAAGTGCCACCTTCTCAGAGCACTGCCCATTCCAGCCCACACAGCGCCGGTACCGCAGCTGGGAGCCCTCAGAGCATGTCACCGAACAGGGGGCCCATGTGGACCACAGGGACCATCGTGGGGACCTGTGGAGAAGAGCACACATATCCCATCCTGGCATGAGCTGACAAGGATGGCATGTGGGACTCCAGAGTGTGGGCAGGCACGAGGGGTTGCTAGGCAAGTGTGTGTGCGATGGATCGATAAGTCCCTACCTTTTAGGGATATTGGGATACTGAATGGGAAGCAGTGGACATACAGTAAGTGCTTGATAATGTCATTTACCTTCAAAATCAGGCATCTGGAGTTACCATTGGAAGGCTGGCAAGGCCAACACTAGGCCTGCAGTAAGCAAAGGTAAGGACTAGGAACCAAGGGCAGATGTCAGAAACCCACCAGGTCACCACACTACACAGTAGCAGATAAATAGAAAGTGCTTAATAAACCTGAGCCATCATCCCTATGGCCTCAGAGGCCTCCTCAGAAATACCCTAGATCTATCCCCAACCCACTGCGTAGCCCTAGGTATGCTGTTCATGCCAAATAGATGTGAACTGTTGACATGACTTGGGGCCCAGAACTGCCCTCAAAAATCCCCAAGCTCCCATTCCCATGGTGTATCTGGGATATATAGTAAGCAAGTAGAAAACAGGTCTGGCATACAGTAAGGGCTCAATCCATGCAAGCTGGAAATCATGATCAGGATACTAGAGCTACCCTCAGAAATCCTCAAGCTCATCTCCCAACCCTGCCATGCAGCTGGTATACAGGAAGTGCTCAATGAATGTGATCTGTCATCATAATTAGGGGCCTAGAGCTGCCCTCAGAATTCCCCAAACTCTCCTGCCCCCACAGTGTGTCGGtatacagtaagcactcaataaacatgaGCTGTCATCAAAATTAGGAAAATACCAAGCTGCACCCCCGCTGCAATGCTTCCAGTGTGCAGGAGGTGCTCAGTATGTGTGAGCGatatcagtggttctcaatcaggGGTGATTTTGACc harbors:
- the CFP gene encoding properdin isoform X2; this translates as MITEGAQAPCLLLPPLLLLLTLPATGSDPVLCFTQYEESSGKCKGLLGGGVSVKDCCLNTAYAYQERNGGLCQPCRSPRWSLWSTWAPCSVTCSEGSQLRYRRCVGWNGQCSEKVALGTLEWQLQACEDKQCCPEMGGWSDWGPWEPCSVTCSKGMRTRRRACDHPAPKCGGHCPGEAQESEACDTQQVCPTHGAWAAWGPWSPCSGSCHGGPHEPKETRSRTCSAPEPSQKPPGKPCPGPAYEHRKCTGLPPCPVAGGWGPWGPVSPCPVTCGLGQTIERRTCNRPVPQHGGPSCAGDATRTHICNTAVPCPVDGEWDLWGQWSTCVRRNMKSISCEEIPGQQSRWRTCKGRKFDGHRCTGQQQDIRHCYSIQHCPLKGSWSEWSTWGLCMPPCGPNPTRARQRLCTPLLPKYPPTVSMVEGQGEKNVTFWGRPLPRCEELQGQKLVVEEKRPCLHVPACKDPEEEKL
- the CFP gene encoding properdin isoform X1, with translation MITEGAQAPCLLLPPLLLLLTLPATGSDPVLCFTQYEESSGKCKGLLGGGVSVKDCCLNTAYAYQERNGGLCQPCRSPRWSLWSTWAPCSVTCSEGSQLRYRRCVGWNGQCSEKVALGTLEWQLQACEDKQCCPGEEDAQGGHSLSPSTALNDTPPPSHYPLFSPTEMGGWSDWGPWEPCSVTCSKGMRTRRRACDHPAPKCGGHCPGEAQESEACDTQQVCPTHGAWAAWGPWSPCSGSCHGGPHEPKETRSRTCSAPEPSQKPPGKPCPGPAYEHRKCTGLPPCPVAGGWGPWGPVSPCPVTCGLGQTIERRTCNRPVPQHGGPSCAGDATRTHICNTAVPCPVDGEWDLWGQWSTCVRRNMKSISCEEIPGQQSRWRTCKGRKFDGHRCTGQQQDIRHCYSIQHCPLKGSWSEWSTWGLCMPPCGPNPTRARQRLCTPLLPKYPPTVSMVEGQGEKNVTFWGRPLPRCEELQGQKLVVEEKRPCLHVPACKDPEEEKL